A genomic region of Methanobacterium sp. Maddingley MBC34 contains the following coding sequences:
- a CDS encoding CAAX amino terminal protease family (PFAM: CAAX amino terminal protease family): protein MKITEMVNEKRFQMGLPTNYVITLIIYLLALIGAELLTTYVNKTWGLAAHTIILFALLVNAAMVESTDFSNLLRSMMPIPIIRIVGLSIPMMQIKPLYWFPIVAIPLFAASVAIMRSQNLSMKDVGLVLGNVKVQLLIASTGLFTGIIEFFILRPDPLISQFTPMLIIGAFFILLISTGLAEELLFRGILQNNVTNLFGAVFGLFYTSLVFTTMHIGWIYFADLVFVFCVALFYGVCLIKTKSIFGITVAHGISNSMLFLVMPFVNLAAFGIH, encoded by the coding sequence TTGAAGATCACCGAAATGGTTAATGAAAAACGTTTCCAGATGGGATTACCCACCAATTATGTTATAACACTTATTATTTACCTTTTGGCCCTGATTGGAGCAGAACTCTTAACCACCTATGTAAATAAGACATGGGGATTAGCTGCACATACTATCATTCTTTTTGCACTTCTGGTGAATGCAGCCATGGTGGAATCAACTGATTTTTCCAACCTGCTCCGCAGCATGATGCCCATACCAATCATACGCATTGTGGGACTTTCCATACCCATGATGCAGATAAAACCACTCTACTGGTTCCCTATTGTTGCCATACCCCTTTTTGCAGCATCTGTAGCTATCATGCGCAGTCAGAATCTTTCCATGAAGGATGTGGGATTGGTTCTGGGGAATGTTAAAGTTCAACTTCTCATTGCCTCCACTGGACTATTCACCGGTATTATAGAGTTTTTCATCCTCAGACCGGATCCACTGATCTCCCAGTTCACTCCAATGCTTATTATTGGAGCTTTCTTTATACTCCTGATATCCACTGGTCTGGCAGAGGAATTACTCTTCAGGGGTATCCTGCAAAACAATGTTACCAACCTGTTTGGAGCGGTATTCGGTCTTTTTTACACATCCCTGGTGTTCACCACCATGCACATAGGCTGGATCTACTTTGCGGATTTAGTCTTCGTGTTCTGTGTAGCGCTGTTCTATGGTGTCTGTCTTATTAAAACCAAATCCATCTTTGGTATAACCGTTGCCCACGGAATCTCCAATTCCATGCTTTTTTTGGTGATGCCCTTTGTGAATTTAGCTGCCTTTGGGATACATTAA
- a CDS encoding putative membrane protein (PFAM: Protein of unknown function (DUF1616)) has product MKLSSQKDLLLIIILSGAVLLMSWLKLLKGYPLSLLPTILVLILPGYALITAIWPSDEKMRWTIRAGLGFVLGVFFILFLPLIFTSLKLSAFTGTLNQILLILTILFSLVAMTRRRGSKDKMEPLRKDAQLTLEESIQRATLMRQKAEAKSDEYEDHYEGDEEYIEEEYYEEDTDEEEFYHEDLGKETYEEPEKEVIKEELEEEEREIEPQKYQDLKKEKPLQYERIKDKYHLDEDELPPSEDKHVPEDHEYGHDEEDHPSPEQPKGVPLRVEQPMKTFPTDYEAEMDKPVWTEESSPQKSSFRNWDLVMILFLSGISLLFLYFNPLKTTTTSIVFFILLLFILGYTGLTIIFPDKSRVSSRNLMLASIIIAVILFILSFLAWNMGLLPSVPKYLVKIMFVASIIMVAGAFLRKWRTGQDRAEKVPADHMEEISPDHEEVFEEEEETFQDHEEEPEPWKEPEETEEPQGTEEVEKPEETPEKEPAKSEELTPSQTEKEETLKKLQSISTPLTTDKSGIIAHGDIKKTPPSFKPRNYYMDIILVAAITLLTVAFVLIPPLNKTFIRTIMGILLVLFIPGYSLITALFPKWGDLDGIERAALSFGLSIAVTPLIGLALNYTPWGIRLDPILISLTIFTMAMCVIAFLRRRKLAEEERFFVPFGQFVKGIKGSFKGESKTERILSIILIITIILAISTTVYIIVKPKQGEKFTEFYILGPNGTASNYPTNLTTGQNGSMIIGVVNHEYATTDYLLVVKINGTILKNQTMTLTNGQKVEIPYTFTAGSTGQKKLEFLLYKLPDNETAYRSLHLWLNVR; this is encoded by the coding sequence ATGAAACTCTCATCACAGAAAGACCTTTTACTGATTATCATCCTCAGTGGAGCAGTTCTATTAATGAGCTGGCTGAAGCTGCTTAAAGGATATCCCTTATCCTTATTACCAACTATTTTAGTCTTAATTCTACCAGGATATGCACTTATAACTGCTATCTGGCCCAGTGATGAGAAAATGAGATGGACAATACGTGCAGGTCTGGGCTTTGTTTTGGGAGTCTTTTTCATCCTGTTTTTACCACTAATATTCACCAGTCTTAAATTGAGTGCCTTCACCGGGACCCTCAATCAGATACTCCTCATTCTGACTATCCTGTTCTCTCTGGTGGCCATGACCCGACGGAGAGGGTCAAAAGATAAAATGGAACCTCTCCGTAAAGATGCGCAGCTCACATTGGAGGAATCCATCCAGCGTGCAACATTGATGAGGCAGAAAGCAGAGGCTAAATCAGATGAATATGAAGATCACTACGAAGGTGATGAGGAATATATTGAAGAGGAATATTACGAAGAGGATACTGATGAAGAAGAATTCTATCATGAAGATTTAGGGAAAGAAACCTATGAAGAACCTGAAAAAGAAGTAATAAAGGAAGAACTTGAGGAAGAAGAACGGGAAATAGAACCTCAAAAATATCAGGATTTGAAAAAGGAAAAACCACTCCAGTATGAGAGGATTAAGGATAAATATCATTTAGATGAAGATGAACTCCCTCCTAGTGAAGATAAACACGTCCCAGAAGACCATGAATATGGTCATGATGAGGAAGATCATCCCTCCCCTGAACAACCCAAAGGTGTTCCCCTTAGAGTAGAACAACCAATGAAAACATTCCCCACTGATTACGAGGCGGAGATGGACAAACCAGTTTGGACTGAGGAATCATCCCCCCAGAAGTCTAGTTTTAGAAACTGGGATCTGGTGATGATCCTCTTTTTAAGTGGGATTTCACTATTATTCCTTTATTTCAATCCCCTGAAAACCACCACCACCTCTATTGTATTCTTTATTTTACTCCTGTTTATCTTAGGTTACACTGGACTAACTATCATCTTCCCAGATAAATCCAGGGTAAGTTCAAGGAATCTCATGCTGGCCAGCATAATTATTGCCGTTATACTCTTCATCTTATCTTTCCTGGCATGGAACATGGGCCTACTACCATCTGTACCCAAGTACCTAGTGAAGATAATGTTCGTGGCCTCCATAATCATGGTGGCAGGGGCATTCCTCAGGAAGTGGCGCACAGGACAGGACCGTGCTGAAAAGGTTCCAGCAGACCATATGGAAGAGATTTCCCCAGACCATGAGGAAGTCTTTGAAGAAGAGGAAGAAACTTTCCAAGACCATGAAGAAGAACCTGAACCATGGAAAGAACCTGAGGAAACTGAAGAACCACAAGGAACAGAAGAAGTTGAAAAACCAGAAGAAACTCCTGAAAAAGAACCTGCTAAATCAGAAGAGTTAACTCCTTCCCAGACGGAGAAGGAAGAGACCCTCAAAAAACTACAATCCATTAGCACACCACTGACAACAGATAAAAGTGGAATTATTGCTCATGGTGACATTAAAAAAACACCTCCATCTTTTAAGCCCCGTAATTATTATATGGACATCATCCTGGTGGCAGCCATCACCCTTCTCACTGTGGCCTTTGTACTTATACCACCACTGAATAAAACCTTCATCAGGACCATCATGGGAATCTTGCTGGTTTTATTCATTCCAGGTTATTCTTTAATCACAGCTCTTTTCCCCAAATGGGGTGATCTGGATGGTATTGAACGGGCAGCTTTGAGTTTTGGTTTGAGTATTGCAGTAACTCCCCTCATTGGCCTGGCACTTAATTACACACCATGGGGCATCCGTCTGGATCCCATACTAATCAGTCTCACCATCTTCACCATGGCCATGTGTGTAATCGCCTTTTTAAGACGGAGAAAATTAGCAGAGGAAGAACGCTTCTTTGTGCCCTTCGGTCAGTTTGTTAAAGGAATTAAAGGTTCATTCAAGGGAGAGTCAAAAACAGAGAGGATATTATCCATCATTCTGATCATCACTATAATCCTGGCCATTTCCACCACGGTTTACATCATCGTCAAACCTAAACAGGGTGAGAAATTCACCGAGTTCTACATTTTAGGACCAAATGGTACAGCCAGTAACTATCCAACCAACCTCACCACCGGCCAGAACGGTAGTATGATTATTGGTGTGGTGAATCATGAGTACGCCACCACGGATTATCTTCTGGTGGTGAAGATTAATGGTACCATACTTAAAAACCAGACAATGACTTTAACCAATGGACAGAAGGTGGAGATACCCTACACTTTCACCGCCGGATCCACCGGTCAGAAGAAGCTGGAGTTCCTGCTCTACAAATTACCTGACAACGAGACAGCTTATCGGTCATTACACTTGTGGCTGAATGTGAGATAA